Proteins from one Deltaproteobacteria bacterium genomic window:
- a CDS encoding formate dehydrogenase N subunit beta transmembrane domain-containing protein has product MEEKVMLIDVSKCTACRGCQVACKQWNKLPAEKTQQRGTHQNPPDLTPTTWNLVRYTELPTKNGEMRWLFRKDNCMHCTDPACQRACPVPGCIFKTPEGAVVIDKEKCIGCEYCVNVCPFGIPRFDPATKKVYKCTLCWDRISQGQIPACAKTCAPGAVTFGSKDKMIAQAYARAKTLGGDATVYGDKFVQGTHVVYVLPEKVRMYEKMVVNPSIPVSVYLWKDFLKPLSVLAIGAALVGTFFHYIIKGPKRPEEGGE; this is encoded by the coding sequence ATGGAAGAAAAAGTGATGCTCATCGACGTCTCCAAGTGCACAGCCTGTCGGGGCTGCCAGGTGGCTTGCAAGCAATGGAACAAGCTTCCGGCAGAGAAAACCCAGCAGCGGGGCACCCATCAGAACCCCCCTGACCTGACTCCAACTACCTGGAACCTGGTCCGCTATACCGAGCTCCCCACTAAGAATGGAGAGATGCGCTGGCTGTTCCGCAAAGACAATTGCATGCACTGTACAGACCCGGCCTGCCAGAGGGCATGCCCGGTTCCGGGTTGTATTTTCAAAACCCCGGAAGGGGCGGTGGTGATCGACAAAGAGAAGTGTATCGGCTGTGAGTACTGCGTGAATGTCTGTCCCTTTGGAATCCCGCGGTTTGACCCGGCGACAAAGAAGGTCTATAAATGCACGCTCTGCTGGGATCGGATCAGCCAGGGCCAAATTCCGGCCTGCGCTAAGACCTGCGCCCCCGGAGCAGTGACTTTCGGTTCTAAGGACAAAATGATCGCCCAGGCCTATGCCCGCGCCAAAACTCTGGGTGGGGATGCCACGGTATACGGGGATAAATTTGTCCAGGGAACGCATGTGGTCTACGTACTACCGGAGAAGGTGCGCATGTACGAAAAAATGGTGGTCAACCCATCGATACCTGTTTCGGTTTATCTATGGAAAGACTTCCTCAAACCGCTTTCTGTATTAGCCATTGGGGCTGCGCTGGTGGGAACATTCTTCCATTACATCATTAAAGGGCCCAAGCGCCCTGAAGAAGGGGGTGAGTGA
- a CDS encoding formate dehydrogenase subunit gamma, with amino-acid sequence MAKPKNLILSSTAFERVVHWILAGSCLFLFLTGFGLMFHSLSFIANFFPGGYYIMKLLHNIDGIIFGVAFLFALVAWGKDTLYFDEDDKKWFRVLGGYLWEVEKVPEAGKFNAGQKMFFMVLFLFWFIMMGTGIFMWFPFFPPELTRWLYVLHALGVLVLGGFLVIHFYLGTYGNPGTFQVMGHGFVTKGWAKKHRPKWLRDVEAGRRSV; translated from the coding sequence ATGGCTAAACCAAAGAACTTAATCCTCAGTTCCACAGCTTTCGAAAGGGTGGTCCACTGGATCCTGGCGGGGAGTTGCCTTTTCCTCTTCCTCACGGGCTTTGGGTTGATGTTCCACTCCCTCTCTTTCATTGCCAATTTCTTTCCCGGCGGATACTATATTATGAAGTTGCTCCACAACATCGACGGGATTATCTTTGGCGTTGCCTTCCTCTTCGCCCTCGTGGCCTGGGGGAAGGATACGCTGTATTTTGACGAAGACGATAAGAAGTGGTTCCGCGTTTTGGGGGGCTATCTGTGGGAAGTGGAAAAAGTGCCCGAGGCCGGAAAGTTCAACGCCGGCCAGAAAATGTTCTTCATGGTGCTTTTCCTCTTCTGGTTCATCATGATGGGAACAGGAATTTTCATGTGGTTCCCCTTCTTTCCCCCGGAGTTGACCCGTTGGCTTTATGTCTTGCACGCCCTCGGTGTTTTGGTCCTGGGCGGGTTTTTGGTCATCCATTTTTACCTGGGGACCTACGGTAACCCCGGAACCTTCCAGGTCATGGGCCACGGATTTGTGACCAAGGGCTGGGCGAAGAAGCACCGCCCCAAATGGCTGCGGGACGTGGAAGCCGGTAGGCGGTCAGTTTAA
- a CDS encoding formate dehydrogenase accessory protein FdhE — protein sequence MDTNLQKLRRQKEKRPNYREVLELAERLIVVKQQMKKQWAFLPSPMDPIKLRIHMQEGFPYFRPGEIPLDQAQIQEYFQRLLGILKEQNPKKYDALRNSITEKGFEFTPFLKRFLLDRLTEDRLGEEIGEEGSLLFFFVLQSLKPAFEIYAEYWRKEQKEFSWAHGYCPFCGGYPGMGEIREEGKRILHCPLCAMEWDFPRMKCPYCLNEDQEKLTYFQVEGEAGNRVDICLLCQRYLKTVDVRERVEDLNWEVEDYLTLHLDHLAQEEGYTRPEGLFVEVR from the coding sequence ATGGATACGAACTTGCAAAAGCTCCGCCGGCAGAAGGAAAAGAGGCCCAATTACCGTGAAGTTCTGGAGTTGGCCGAGAGACTTATCGTCGTGAAGCAGCAAATGAAGAAGCAATGGGCTTTTTTACCAAGCCCTATGGATCCCATTAAACTGCGAATCCATATGCAGGAGGGATTCCCTTATTTTCGGCCAGGTGAAATCCCCCTGGATCAAGCTCAAATTCAAGAATATTTTCAGCGCCTTTTGGGAATCCTTAAGGAACAAAACCCCAAAAAGTACGATGCTTTAAGGAACTCCATCACCGAAAAAGGTTTTGAGTTTACTCCTTTTTTGAAGCGTTTTCTATTAGACCGCCTGACGGAAGATCGCCTTGGGGAAGAAATCGGCGAAGAAGGAAGCCTGTTGTTTTTTTTCGTTCTCCAATCCCTTAAACCGGCCTTCGAAATTTATGCGGAATACTGGCGGAAGGAGCAGAAAGAATTTTCTTGGGCTCATGGGTATTGCCCTTTTTGCGGGGGATATCCGGGCATGGGGGAAATCCGGGAAGAAGGGAAACGGATTCTTCATTGCCCGCTCTGCGCCATGGAATGGGATTTTCCCCGCATGAAATGCCCTTACTGCCTGAATGAGGACCAGGAAAAGCTCACCTATTTCCAGGTGGAAGGAGAAGCGGGTAATCGAGTAGACATTTGTCTATTGTGCCAGCGTTATCTCAAGACCGTTGATGTCCGGGAAAGGGTAGAGGACCTGAATTGGGAAGTTGAGGATTACCTGACCCTGCACTTAGACCATTTGGCCCAAGAAGAAGGGTATACACGCCCCGAGGGACTTTTCGTTGAAGTACGATGA